In Janibacter alkaliphilus, the following proteins share a genomic window:
- the map gene encoding type I methionyl aminopeptidase, producing MSASLASVHPGTVSGRRPVPAGIVRPEYVDKPAPAPFTGSEVKDEETIARMRVAGRVAAQAMATAAEAIAPGVTTDEIDAIAHEFLLDHHAYPSTLGYRGFPKSVCTSVNEVVCHGIPDDRRLEDGDIVNIDITAYLDGVHGDTDATYLCGDVDEESRLLVERTHEAMMRGIKAAVPGRQLNIVGRVIEKYAARFGYGVVRDFTGHGIGSAFHSGLIVPHYDAAPGYDTVIEPGMTFTVEPMLNLGTHEWTMWDDGWTVVTKDLRRSAQFEHTILITDSGNEILTLG from the coding sequence CGACCCGAGTACGTCGACAAGCCCGCGCCGGCCCCCTTCACCGGCAGCGAGGTCAAGGACGAGGAGACCATCGCCAGGATGCGCGTGGCCGGACGGGTCGCCGCCCAGGCGATGGCCACCGCCGCCGAGGCGATCGCGCCGGGGGTGACCACCGACGAGATCGACGCGATCGCCCACGAGTTCCTCCTCGACCACCACGCCTACCCCTCGACGCTGGGCTACCGGGGCTTCCCGAAGTCGGTGTGCACCTCGGTCAACGAGGTGGTCTGCCACGGCATCCCGGACGACCGCCGGCTCGAGGACGGCGACATCGTCAACATCGACATCACCGCCTACCTCGACGGGGTGCACGGAGACACCGACGCCACCTACCTCTGCGGCGACGTCGACGAGGAGTCCCGGCTGCTCGTCGAGCGCACCCACGAGGCGATGATGCGCGGGATCAAGGCGGCCGTCCCGGGCCGCCAGCTGAACATCGTCGGCCGGGTCATCGAGAAGTACGCCGCCCGCTTCGGCTACGGCGTGGTCCGCGACTTCACCGGCCACGGGATCGGCAGCGCCTTCCACTCCGGCCTGATCGTGCCGCACTACGACGCCGCTCCCGGCTACGACACCGTCATCGAGCCGGGCATGACCTTCACCGTCGAGCCGATGCTCAACCTGGGCACGCACGAGTGGACGATGTGGGACGACGGGTGGACCGTGGTCACCAAGGACCTGCGCCGCTCGGCGCAGTTCGAGCACACCATCCTCATCACCGACAGCGGCAACGAGATCCTCACCCTCGGGTGA
- the ppgK gene encoding polyphosphate--glucose phosphotransferase: protein MAKKAHALGIDIGGSGIKGAPVDLDKGAFADDRLRIATPDGAGPDDVADVVAQIVEHFDLGTVPVGITVPAVVTHGVVRSAANIDRSWIDLDAEKLFSKRLGLEVHVVNDADAAGVAERHFGAAQGHDGLVVLTTLGTGIGTAVINDGDLVPNAELGHLEIDGHDAETRAAESVRDREDLSMPEWAERLQRYYRHLEDLIWPDLFVVGGGISKKADEFLPLLDIRTEIVPAQLKNKAGIIGAARLAKKAAKHS from the coding sequence ATGGCCAAGAAGGCGCACGCGCTGGGTATCGACATCGGCGGCTCGGGGATCAAGGGTGCCCCCGTCGACCTGGACAAGGGGGCCTTCGCCGACGACCGGCTGCGGATCGCCACCCCGGACGGCGCCGGGCCGGACGACGTCGCCGACGTCGTCGCCCAGATCGTCGAGCACTTCGACCTCGGCACGGTGCCGGTCGGGATCACCGTGCCGGCCGTGGTCACCCACGGGGTGGTGCGCAGCGCCGCCAACATCGACCGGTCCTGGATCGACCTCGATGCCGAGAAGCTCTTCAGCAAGCGCCTGGGGCTGGAGGTGCACGTGGTCAACGACGCCGACGCCGCCGGTGTCGCGGAGCGCCACTTCGGGGCGGCCCAGGGGCACGACGGGCTGGTCGTGCTCACCACCCTCGGCACCGGGATCGGCACCGCGGTCATCAACGACGGCGACCTCGTGCCCAACGCCGAGCTCGGGCACCTGGAGATCGACGGTCACGACGCCGAGACCCGGGCCGCGGAGAGCGTGCGCGACCGGGAGGACCTCAGCATGCCGGAGTGGGCCGAGCGGCTGCAGCGCTACTACCGCCACCTCGAGGACCTCATCTGGCCCGACCTCTTCGTCGTCGGTGGCGGGATCAGCAAGAAGGCCGACGAGTTCCTGCCGCTGCTGGACATCCGCACCGAGATCGTGCCGGCCCAGCTGAAGAACAAGGCCGGCATCATCGGCGCCGCCCGGCTGGCGAAGAAGGCCGCCAAGCACTCCTGA
- a CDS encoding MBL fold metallo-hydrolase yields MRLTHLGHACLLVETAEARVLIDPGAFSDGWHGLRDLSAVVVTHQHPDHLDCEHVPGLMAANPQARLLAEPQAAEIARGLGLSCADLDGTTDVAGARLEAVGRQHALIHDDLPRIGNRGVRISAEGEPTVFHPGDALDGEPGEVDVLAFPLNAPWQRSREMTAFLRRIAAPVAVPVHDGLLNETGRALYLGQARDLGHPETDVRDLRDAGPVSFTR; encoded by the coding sequence ATGCGCCTGACCCACCTCGGACACGCCTGCCTCCTCGTCGAGACCGCCGAGGCGCGGGTGCTCATCGACCCCGGCGCCTTCAGCGACGGCTGGCACGGGCTGCGGGACCTCTCCGCGGTGGTGGTCACCCACCAGCACCCGGACCATCTCGACTGCGAGCACGTCCCCGGCCTGATGGCGGCCAACCCGCAGGCCCGGCTGCTGGCCGAGCCGCAGGCCGCCGAGATCGCCCGCGGGCTCGGCCTGAGCTGCGCCGACCTCGACGGGACCACCGACGTGGCCGGGGCCCGGCTGGAGGCGGTGGGTCGGCAGCACGCGCTGATCCACGACGACCTGCCCCGGATCGGCAACCGCGGGGTGCGGATCAGCGCCGAAGGCGAGCCGACGGTCTTCCATCCCGGTGACGCCCTGGACGGCGAGCCGGGCGAGGTGGACGTGCTCGCCTTCCCGCTGAACGCACCGTGGCAGCGCAGCCGGGAGATGACCGCCTTCCTGCGGCGGATCGCGGCACCGGTCGCCGTGCCGGTGCACGACGGCCTGCTCAACGAGACCGGGCGGGCCCTCTACCTCGGCCAGGCCCGAGACCTGGGTCACCCGGAGACCGACGTGCGGGACCTGCGCGACGCCGGGCCGGTGTCCTTCACCCGCTGA
- a CDS encoding APC family permease has translation MHATDDPVGSALPRRLGLGGATVVGLAAMLGAGVFVAFAPAAAVAGELLLLSLLVAALLAAANAHSSARLAVRYPTSGGTYVYARERLGLPWGHLAGWAFMVGKTASCAVMALTVGAYLWPENETILGLLVVLGALVLNLQGITRSAQAAAVIVGLVLLVLGCFVVAMFLAPPDVVAEAEPETARSSVWGVLQGAGFLFFAFAGFARVATLGEEVRSPGRTIPRAIGLSLAVVLAVYATVALAFTTSVGVGWLAARVAPLAEAAEISGWSWLGSVLRFTAGVAAAGALLALTLGVTRTVVAMARDHHLPRQLARVEGTHAVPRAAVLAVCIAVAVLVLLADVRASIGVSSFCVLVYYALANASAWTLAPGATRVVPAVGLLGCLAVAVVLPWESVLFGVLVLGIGAFVGWFRHTTRDASPAELGDPATDDGELSSTPASTPPPLAPADADEVDPDLLDASGTTPLRETGAGGVRGDDVSGAHGDDAGGAPGDDAGGTGGDGTGPEALDR, from the coding sequence ATGCACGCCACCGACGACCCCGTGGGGAGCGCTCTGCCGCGCCGCCTCGGGCTCGGTGGTGCCACCGTCGTCGGGCTGGCCGCGATGCTCGGCGCCGGGGTCTTCGTCGCCTTCGCGCCGGCGGCCGCGGTGGCCGGCGAGCTGCTCCTGCTGAGCCTGCTCGTGGCAGCCCTCCTGGCCGCGGCGAACGCTCACTCCTCGGCGCGGCTGGCGGTGCGCTACCCGACCTCCGGCGGCACCTACGTCTACGCCCGGGAGCGGCTCGGCCTGCCGTGGGGGCACCTGGCGGGCTGGGCCTTCATGGTCGGCAAGACCGCCTCCTGCGCCGTGATGGCGCTGACCGTCGGCGCCTACCTGTGGCCGGAGAACGAGACCATCCTGGGGCTGCTCGTGGTCCTCGGGGCGCTCGTGCTCAACCTGCAGGGGATCACCCGGTCGGCGCAGGCCGCCGCCGTCATCGTCGGCCTGGTGCTGCTCGTGCTCGGCTGCTTCGTCGTGGCGATGTTCCTGGCTCCCCCGGACGTGGTCGCCGAGGCCGAGCCGGAGACCGCGCGGTCGAGCGTGTGGGGCGTGCTGCAGGGCGCCGGCTTCCTCTTCTTCGCCTTCGCCGGCTTCGCCCGGGTCGCCACGCTCGGTGAGGAGGTGCGCTCCCCCGGCCGGACCATCCCCCGGGCGATCGGCCTGTCGCTGGCCGTCGTGCTGGCCGTCTACGCCACGGTGGCGCTGGCCTTCACCACCAGCGTCGGGGTGGGCTGGCTGGCGGCGCGGGTGGCCCCGCTGGCCGAGGCCGCCGAGATCTCCGGCTGGAGCTGGCTGGGATCGGTGCTGCGCTTCACGGCCGGGGTCGCGGCGGCCGGCGCGCTGCTGGCCCTGACGCTCGGGGTGACCCGGACGGTCGTCGCGATGGCCCGGGACCACCACCTGCCCCGGCAGCTGGCCCGGGTCGAGGGCACCCACGCCGTCCCCCGTGCGGCGGTGCTCGCGGTGTGCATCGCGGTGGCGGTGCTGGTGCTGCTGGCCGACGTGCGGGCCTCGATCGGGGTCTCCTCCTTCTGCGTGCTCGTCTACTACGCCCTCGCCAACGCCAGCGCCTGGACGCTGGCGCCCGGTGCCACGCGCGTGGTGCCCGCCGTGGGGCTTCTCGGCTGCCTGGCCGTCGCCGTCGTGCTGCCCTGGGAGTCGGTGCTCTTCGGGGTGCTCGTGCTCGGGATCGGCGCCTTCGTCGGCTGGTTCCGGCACACCACCCGGGACGCCTCCCCGGCCGAGCTGGGCGATCCCGCCACGGACGACGGGGAGCTGAGCAGCACCCCGGCCAGCACCCCGCCGCCGCTGGCCCCGGCGGACGCCGACGAGGTCGACCCCGACCTGCTCGACGCCAGCGGGACCACCCCGCTGCGCGAGACCGGCGCGGGTGGTGTCCGGGGAGACGACGTGAGCGGTGCCCACGGAGACGACGCGGGCGGCGCCCCCGGAGACGACGCGGGCGGCACCGGGGGCGACGGCACCGGCCCGGAGGCCCTCGACCGCTGA
- a CDS encoding RNB domain-containing ribonuclease, with the protein MSAQRATRFSPPESADGEIVRATGLAERFDAVRAEQDVPKRFSDAVLAEAEAVAADPRHLPETDLTDLPFLTIDPPGAMDLDQAMLLERDGTGFRVRYAIAYLPAFVAPGGAIDTESWERGQTIYAPDQRTPLHPPQVSEGPASLLPGQPTPAYVWDLRLDAEGEVVDIALAPAMVRSQDRLDYAQVQRAIDEATADERLTLLREIGEARIRLELARGGATLPMPEQEVIVREDGHYELRLRPLLAAEDWNAQISLMTGMAAAELMLHARVGVLRTMPEPEEEVLRRLRRVVRGLDVDWPAEQTYGDFLRGLDREDPVHLAIIHEATGLFRGAGYTAFDGELPELVEQSAIAAPYAHVTAPLRRLVDRYGLALCAAVSAGEEIPAWVREALPRLAEAMSASDRRAGAVERGCTEAVECAALADEVGSEHDAVVVDVPEGGRGRLEVALTDKPVIARAEGSGELGQRVRVRVERADVAAGELELRVL; encoded by the coding sequence ATGTCCGCCCAGCGAGCGACCCGCTTCAGCCCACCCGAGTCCGCCGACGGCGAGATCGTGCGCGCCACCGGTCTCGCCGAGCGCTTCGACGCCGTCCGCGCCGAGCAGGATGTGCCGAAGCGTTTCTCGGACGCGGTCCTCGCCGAGGCGGAGGCGGTCGCCGCCGACCCGCGGCATCTGCCGGAGACCGACCTGACCGACCTCCCCTTCCTCACCATCGACCCGCCCGGCGCGATGGACCTGGACCAGGCCATGCTGCTGGAGCGTGACGGCACCGGCTTCCGGGTGCGCTATGCCATCGCCTACCTGCCGGCCTTCGTGGCCCCGGGCGGGGCGATCGACACCGAGTCCTGGGAGCGCGGGCAGACCATCTACGCTCCCGACCAGCGGACGCCGCTGCACCCGCCGCAGGTCAGCGAGGGACCGGCCAGCCTGCTGCCGGGGCAGCCCACCCCCGCCTACGTCTGGGACCTGCGCCTGGACGCCGAGGGCGAGGTCGTCGACATCGCCCTTGCCCCGGCGATGGTGCGCAGCCAGGACCGGCTGGACTACGCGCAGGTGCAGCGGGCGATCGACGAGGCCACCGCCGACGAGCGGCTGACGCTGCTGCGCGAGATCGGTGAGGCCCGGATCCGGCTCGAGCTGGCCCGGGGCGGAGCCACCCTGCCGATGCCGGAGCAGGAGGTGATCGTCCGCGAGGACGGCCACTACGAGCTGCGGCTGCGCCCGCTGCTGGCCGCCGAGGACTGGAACGCGCAGATCTCCCTGATGACCGGGATGGCCGCCGCCGAGCTCATGCTGCACGCCCGGGTCGGGGTGCTGCGGACGATGCCGGAGCCCGAGGAGGAGGTGCTGCGGCGGCTGCGCCGGGTGGTGCGCGGCCTCGACGTGGACTGGCCCGCCGAGCAGACCTACGGCGACTTCCTGCGCGGCCTGGACCGCGAGGACCCGGTGCACCTGGCGATCATCCACGAGGCCACCGGGCTCTTCCGCGGAGCCGGGTACACCGCCTTCGACGGGGAGCTGCCCGAGCTCGTCGAGCAGTCCGCGATCGCGGCGCCCTACGCCCACGTCACGGCGCCGCTGCGCCGGCTGGTGGACCGCTACGGCCTGGCGCTGTGCGCGGCCGTCTCCGCCGGCGAGGAGATCCCCGCCTGGGTGCGGGAGGCGCTGCCGCGGCTGGCCGAGGCGATGTCGGCCAGCGACCGCCGGGCCGGCGCCGTCGAGCGCGGCTGCACCGAGGCGGTGGAGTGCGCGGCCCTGGCCGACGAGGTCGGCAGCGAGCACGACGCGGTGGTCGTCGACGTGCCCGAAGGTGGCCGCGGCCGGCTCGAGGTGGCCCTGACCGACAAGCCGGTGATCGCCCGCGCCGAGGGGAGCGGGGAGCTCGGGCAGCGGGTGCGGGTGCGTGTCGAGCGCGCCGACGTCGCCGCGGGCGAGCTCGAGCTGCGGGTGCTCTGA
- a CDS encoding peroxide stress protein YaaA has product MLVLLPPSESKAERRRGRPLDLDRLSFADLTPTRRRVAEALAEVSARPDAAEVLGVSPTLDEEIARNTRLGSAPSLPAGECYTGVLYDALDLASLDTASRRRAQRRLVVVSALYGAVRLGDRIAPYRLSMAVSLPGVGPVAGAWREVLDPELSAAAGRGLVLDCRSSTYVAAWRPSGELARRWVAVRVPGATHMAKHTRGLVARAVSQSSADPRSPEALAALLREDHGFTVALHPPSSARAPHVLDVTAPTG; this is encoded by the coding sequence GTGCTCGTGCTGCTACCCCCGTCGGAGTCCAAGGCGGAGCGGCGGCGTGGACGTCCGCTCGACCTCGACCGGCTCTCCTTCGCCGACCTGACCCCCACCCGACGACGGGTCGCCGAGGCGCTGGCGGAGGTGTCGGCGCGGCCGGACGCCGCCGAGGTGCTCGGGGTCTCCCCCACGCTGGACGAGGAGATCGCCCGCAACACCCGGCTGGGCAGCGCACCGTCGCTGCCGGCTGGCGAATGCTACACCGGGGTGCTCTACGACGCGCTCGACCTGGCCAGCCTGGATACCGCCTCCCGGCGCCGGGCGCAGCGTCGGCTGGTCGTCGTCTCGGCGCTGTACGGCGCGGTGCGGCTGGGCGACCGGATCGCCCCCTACCGCCTGTCGATGGCGGTCTCCCTGCCCGGCGTGGGTCCGGTGGCCGGGGCCTGGCGGGAGGTGCTCGACCCCGAGCTGAGCGCCGCCGCCGGGCGCGGTCTGGTGCTCGACTGCCGGTCCTCGACCTATGTCGCCGCGTGGCGTCCGAGCGGTGAGCTGGCCCGGCGGTGGGTGGCCGTGCGGGTGCCCGGGGCGACCCACATGGCCAAGCACACCCGGGGGCTCGTGGCCCGCGCGGTGAGCCAGAGCTCGGCCGACCCGCGCTCCCCCGAGGCGCTGGCGGCGCTGCTGCGCGAGGACCACGGCTTCACGGTGGCGCTGCACCCGCCGAGCAGCGCCCGGGCCCCGCACGTCCTGGACGTCACCGCCCCGACGGGCTGA
- a CDS encoding O-succinylhomoserine sulfhydrylase has product MAAGTGDGSPFGPGNPRPYLDPTGLDPATLAIRGGQARSAFDETAEAMYLTSGFVYGSAEEAEAAFTEDITKFVYSRYGNPTVAMLEERMRLLEGAEAAYATASGMGAVFTALGALLGAGDRVVAARGLFGSCFVILDEILPRWGVETVFVDGPDLDQWREALSQPTTAVFFETPSNPMQELVDIAAVSELAHAAGAQVVVDNVFGTPVFSRPLEHGADIVVYSATKHIDGQGRVLGGAILGPEEFVQGPVRNLMRHTGPSLSPFNAWVLVKGLETMQLRVERMHESTLAVARALQADDRVGRVIHPWLPEHPQHELARRQMTGGGTVVTFDIVGGKAEAFALMNRLRLVDISNNLGDSKSLVTHPATTTHRRMGEEARAAIGITDATVRISVGLESPDDLVADIRQALG; this is encoded by the coding sequence ATGGCGGCCGGCACCGGCGACGGGTCCCCCTTCGGGCCGGGCAACCCGCGCCCCTACCTCGATCCGACCGGTCTCGACCCGGCCACCCTGGCGATCCGCGGCGGCCAGGCCCGCTCGGCCTTCGACGAGACCGCCGAGGCGATGTACCTGACCTCCGGCTTCGTCTACGGCAGCGCCGAGGAGGCCGAGGCGGCCTTCACCGAGGACATCACGAAGTTCGTCTACTCCCGCTACGGCAACCCGACCGTGGCCATGCTCGAGGAGCGGATGCGGCTGCTCGAGGGCGCCGAGGCCGCCTACGCGACCGCCTCCGGGATGGGCGCGGTCTTCACCGCCCTGGGCGCGCTGCTCGGCGCCGGGGACCGGGTGGTCGCGGCGCGGGGGCTCTTCGGCTCCTGCTTCGTCATCCTCGACGAGATCCTGCCCCGGTGGGGCGTCGAGACGGTCTTCGTCGACGGTCCCGACCTGGACCAGTGGCGCGAGGCGCTGTCCCAGCCGACGACGGCGGTCTTCTTCGAGACCCCGAGCAACCCCATGCAGGAGCTCGTCGACATCGCCGCGGTCAGCGAGCTGGCCCATGCGGCCGGGGCGCAGGTCGTCGTCGACAACGTCTTCGGCACCCCGGTCTTCTCCCGGCCGCTGGAGCACGGCGCGGACATCGTCGTGTACTCGGCGACCAAGCACATCGACGGCCAGGGGCGGGTGCTCGGTGGGGCCATCCTCGGGCCCGAGGAGTTCGTCCAGGGACCGGTGCGCAACCTCATGCGGCACACCGGCCCGAGCCTGTCGCCCTTCAACGCCTGGGTGCTGGTCAAGGGGCTGGAGACGATGCAGCTGCGGGTGGAGCGGATGCACGAGTCCACGCTCGCGGTGGCGCGGGCGCTGCAGGCCGACGACCGGGTCGGTCGGGTGATCCACCCGTGGCTGCCCGAGCACCCGCAGCACGAGCTGGCGCGGAGGCAGATGACCGGGGGAGGCACCGTGGTCACCTTCGACATCGTCGGTGGCAAGGCCGAGGCCTTCGCGCTGATGAACCGGCTGCGCCTGGTGGACATCTCCAACAACCTCGGCGACAGCAAGTCGCTGGTGACCCACCCGGCGACGACCACGCACCGTCGGATGGGGGAGGAGGCTCGTGCGGCGATCGGGATCACCGACGCCACCGTGCGGATCTCCGTCGGCCTGGAGTCGCCCGACGACCTCGTCGCCGACATCCGCCAGGCCCTGGGCTGA
- a CDS encoding rhodanese-like domain-containing protein, whose protein sequence is MSHAGDVSPQQAWDALSGDPDAVLVDVRTHAERTYVGVPDLSGLGARPVSVEWLGYPDGALNPNFLDELVAAGVDAGTPAYFLCRSGARSAAAASAATEAGWSAAHNVAEGFEGDLGEGGHRDVNGWQVAGLPWVQG, encoded by the coding sequence ATGAGTCATGCCGGAGATGTCTCCCCGCAGCAGGCCTGGGACGCCCTGAGCGGCGACCCCGACGCCGTGCTCGTCGACGTGCGCACCCACGCCGAGCGCACCTACGTCGGCGTGCCCGACCTCTCCGGTCTCGGGGCGCGCCCGGTCTCCGTCGAGTGGCTCGGCTACCCCGACGGGGCGCTCAACCCGAACTTCCTGGACGAGCTCGTCGCGGCCGGGGTCGACGCCGGTACGCCCGCGTACTTCCTGTGCCGCTCCGGGGCCCGCTCGGCCGCGGCGGCGAGCGCGGCCACCGAGGCGGGCTGGTCGGCCGCGCACAACGTCGCCGAGGGCTTCGAGGGCGACCTCGGCGAGGGTGGTCACCGCGACGTCAACGGCTGGCAGGTCGCCGGTCTGCCGTGGGTGCAGGGCTGA
- a CDS encoding reverse transcriptase-like protein: protein MARRLRVEADGGSRGNPGVAGYGALVRDVATGDLLVELAEPLGTASNNVAEYRGMLAGLTAVVAIDPAAEVEVAMDSKLVVEQMSGRWKIKHEDMRRLALQGRDLVGEIREAGGTVSFTWIPRGENGDADALSNDGMDGTSVARWHTDDEQTRDEGPSADAVETEAADGTAEATRLLLVVPGGDPTATVRQLRGLLADERPQLLTWGGPTADDTQPLADALDLVADPQDGPVLDRWHDLQGTGGLVVVVAGAEAVRAVLADVLDVPAARRDRLALAAGSVSAVQSWPGEAAVVAFTNRT from the coding sequence ATGGCCCGCCGCCTGCGCGTCGAGGCCGACGGCGGCTCTCGCGGCAATCCCGGTGTGGCCGGCTACGGCGCCCTGGTGCGCGACGTGGCCACGGGGGACCTGCTCGTCGAGCTCGCCGAGCCGCTGGGCACGGCCTCGAACAACGTCGCCGAGTACCGCGGCATGCTCGCCGGGCTGACCGCGGTGGTCGCGATCGACCCCGCGGCCGAGGTCGAGGTCGCCATGGACTCCAAGCTCGTCGTCGAGCAGATGTCCGGCCGGTGGAAGATCAAGCACGAGGACATGCGCCGGCTCGCCCTGCAGGGGCGCGACCTCGTCGGCGAGATCCGCGAGGCCGGCGGCACCGTGTCCTTCACCTGGATCCCGCGCGGCGAGAACGGCGACGCCGACGCGCTGTCCAACGACGGCATGGACGGCACCAGCGTGGCCCGCTGGCACACCGACGACGAGCAGACCCGCGACGAGGGACCCAGCGCCGATGCTGTCGAGACCGAGGCTGCAGATGGCACCGCCGAGGCCACCCGGCTGCTGCTCGTGGTCCCCGGCGGCGACCCGACCGCCACCGTGCGGCAGCTGCGCGGGCTGCTCGCCGACGAGCGGCCGCAGCTGCTGACCTGGGGCGGGCCCACCGCTGACGACACCCAGCCGCTGGCCGACGCGCTCGACCTCGTGGCCGATCCCCAGGACGGCCCGGTGCTCGACCGCTGGCACGACCTGCAGGGCACCGGCGGGCTGGTCGTCGTCGTGGCCGGCGCCGAGGCCGTGCGCGCCGTGCTCGCGGACGTCCTCGACGTCCCGGCCGCCCGCCGCGACCGGCTGGCGCTGGCCGCCGGATCGGTGAGCGCGGTGCAGTCCTGGCCGGGCGAGGCCGCCGTCGTCGCCTTCACCAACCGGACCTGA
- a CDS encoding DUF7581 domain-containing protein — MKADPEHQQRLLHLQQIDTRLQQIDHARARLPQLAQLQEATTARAAVADDLVRAETSLSDVRRELDRAESDVAQVRDRAARDQQRLDSGQGSAKDLTALQHELESLARRQSDLEDVEIEVMERAEAGEERVSTLTADRDRATAQVEELTRERDAALAELDRERAEVAAPRADLVSTIDPALVALYDRVRDASGGLGAAPLVQRRCGGCQLELNPVDLGAIAKAPADEVVRCEECNRILVRTDESGLPAA; from the coding sequence GTGAAGGCCGACCCCGAGCACCAGCAGCGTCTGCTGCACCTGCAGCAGATCGACACCCGGCTGCAGCAGATCGACCACGCCCGCGCCCGGCTGCCCCAGCTGGCGCAGCTGCAGGAGGCGACCACCGCCCGCGCCGCCGTCGCCGACGACCTGGTGCGCGCCGAGACCTCGCTCAGCGACGTGCGCCGCGAGCTGGACCGCGCCGAGAGCGACGTCGCCCAGGTCCGCGACCGGGCGGCCCGCGACCAGCAGCGCCTGGACTCCGGCCAGGGCAGCGCCAAGGACCTCACCGCCCTGCAGCACGAGCTGGAGAGCCTGGCCCGGCGCCAGTCCGACCTCGAGGACGTCGAGATCGAGGTGATGGAGCGCGCCGAGGCGGGCGAGGAGCGGGTCAGCACCCTGACCGCCGACCGCGACCGGGCCACCGCCCAGGTCGAGGAGCTCACCCGGGAGCGCGACGCTGCGCTGGCCGAGCTGGACCGTGAGCGGGCCGAGGTGGCCGCCCCGCGGGCCGACCTCGTCTCGACGATCGACCCCGCCCTGGTGGCCCTCTACGACCGGGTCCGGGACGCCTCCGGCGGCCTGGGCGCGGCACCGCTGGTGCAGCGCCGCTGCGGCGGCTGCCAGCTCGAGCTCAACCCGGTCGACCTCGGGGCGATCGCCAAGGCGCCCGCCGACGAGGTGGTGCGCTGCGAGGAGTGCAACCGCATCCTCGTGCGCACCGACGAGTCCGGTCTGCCCGCCGCCTGA
- a CDS encoding Nif3-like dinuclear metal center hexameric protein — protein MSLTLGDVVAVLDATYPPASAQSWDQVGLVSGDHEQPVRRIHAAVDPTLAVIAEARDSGADLLLTHHPLLLRGIHSVATTSAKGASVTALVVGDVALYVAHTNADVADPGVNTALAAACGLDPASAHPLSVEEEHGLGLVGELPAETDLATFAGRLAEALPAAPGGIRVAGPPEGRVRRVALLGGAGDGLFDAARAAGADVYVTADLRHHPVLEAREEAVVADGTPYLVDAGHWATESLWLRGALDDLVGALAAAGHDTATLETHVSTIRTDPWTFTVGARTAEGGTA, from the coding sequence ATGAGCCTCACCCTCGGCGACGTCGTCGCCGTCCTCGACGCCACCTACCCGCCGGCCAGCGCCCAGTCCTGGGACCAGGTCGGCCTGGTCAGCGGCGACCACGAGCAGCCGGTGCGGCGCATCCACGCCGCGGTGGACCCGACCCTGGCCGTCATCGCCGAGGCCCGGGACTCCGGCGCCGACCTGCTGCTCACCCACCACCCGTTGCTGCTGCGCGGGATCCACTCCGTGGCCACCACGAGCGCGAAGGGGGCCAGCGTCACCGCCCTCGTCGTCGGCGACGTCGCCCTCTACGTGGCGCACACCAACGCCGACGTCGCCGACCCCGGCGTCAACACCGCCCTGGCGGCGGCCTGCGGCCTCGACCCGGCCTCGGCGCACCCGCTGAGCGTCGAGGAGGAGCACGGGCTCGGGCTCGTCGGCGAGCTGCCCGCCGAGACCGACCTGGCCACCTTCGCCGGTCGTCTCGCTGAGGCGCTGCCGGCCGCTCCCGGTGGTATCCGGGTGGCCGGCCCGCCGGAGGGACGGGTGCGCCGGGTGGCGCTGCTCGGTGGCGCCGGCGACGGGCTCTTCGACGCCGCCCGGGCCGCCGGAGCCGACGTCTACGTCACCGCCGACCTGCGCCACCACCCGGTGCTGGAGGCGCGTGAGGAGGCCGTGGTCGCCGACGGCACCCCCTACCTCGTCGACGCCGGGCACTGGGCCACCGAGTCGCTGTGGCTGCGCGGCGCGCTCGACGACCTGGTCGGGGCGCTCGCGGCCGCCGGCCACGACACCGCTACGTTGGAGACCCACGTGAGCACCATCCGCACCGACCCGTGGACCTTCACCGTCGGGGCGCGCACCGCCGAAGGAGGCACGGCGTGA
- a CDS encoding YnfA family protein: MLRSVLLFALAALAEIGGAWLVWQAVREGRAWWWAGLGVMALGAYGFVATWQPEAHFGRVLAAYGGVFVAGSLLWGVVVDGFRPDRYDVLGALVCLAGVALIMYAPRPG; the protein is encoded by the coding sequence GTGCTGCGCTCGGTCCTGCTCTTCGCGCTGGCCGCGCTCGCCGAGATCGGCGGCGCCTGGCTGGTCTGGCAGGCGGTGCGCGAGGGGCGCGCCTGGTGGTGGGCCGGCCTGGGCGTCATGGCGCTGGGCGCCTACGGCTTCGTCGCCACGTGGCAGCCGGAGGCGCACTTCGGCCGGGTCCTGGCCGCCTACGGCGGCGTCTTCGTCGCCGGCTCGCTGCTGTGGGGCGTCGTCGTCGACGGCTTCCGCCCGGACCGCTACGACGTGCTCGGCGCCCTGGTCTGCCTGGCCGGGGTGGCCCTCATCATGTACGCCCCGCGCCCGGGCTGA